From the Lycorma delicatula isolate Av1 chromosome 4, ASM4794821v1, whole genome shotgun sequence genome, the window ctagAAAAGTgggaataaataaatcattaacattGTATTActctatgaaatatttaaaaatttaatctaaacatttttatttgttaaataaaattaacatatttttttaacagaatcttACATTTTTAAGTGAACCAGTAAGCAtttgaatacaataaaattgtaatgttcaacaataatataataaacaataatatgtagAATTAGATTAGTTACAATGATAACattaattgcaatattattagatgttatgtcacttttttttttttactacttcgATCTTATTTTATAGCTTTTCTTAGTCTTAAATCTTTCCacatttttatatcagtttagttTCATGTAAGCTGTTTCTGcttatgttttttgaattttagttaGTTGTTAACTCTGATGAAATTTAGTTGCTTCTTCTGTTAAATATAATACAGAGTATTGtgttatgttttgtaaaaaatgtttgtcaaAACCAGACTTGTCTTGGATGcataccctgtttttttttttttttagaggtattAACTGCTATAGCCATTAGCTACTATGTTGGGATGGGTTTTGAGGTCCACCATTACTCAAAAAAGCACCCCAGCTCCAAGTAGAACCTTTTGTTCAACCACTGTATTGAAAAATTGCCAGATTCATAGGCAGAATGGCCGCACCGAAATTCACAAATTCAAGAATGCAGTAGTTTTAGAGGTTCTCCACTTCCTTATAGCTCAGATCTTGTGTGTTTGTATCCAGAACCCGCAGAAATCCATGGAAAAACATATCAAAGATAAGGAAATGGGTGGATAGTAAGAATGGAGACAATCTATCAACAGAGGAAATGAATAATTTGACAAATAAGCTACCCAAAAAGTGCTTCAAGGCCCCTCCAAATAGAGGCCAACCATTCTGTCCAAAGTTATTCAGGAGACCAGGGTATCTTTACCCAGAGTAGGAGCAGAACATTATTGATCCTCATTGTGCTGACCAGCTCATGTATATGCAACAAAGAAGCtggcattaattattttttctccagAAATCAAAGAGCAGGTTCATGGTTCCTAGAAGAACTATTTTAGAACAACTTAGACCCATCCCCAGAATTGTGTAAAAACTGAACAGATGAAAAGACCCCGAGTCAATTTTTCTACCAGATAAAAAAGATGGGTTGAGGCCCGCCAGCATCTCAGTAAGACTGAAAACAGAAATCCTGCTTTACTTAATCTAGTatgcagtttatttttcataGCCTATTTATTGAAGAATTGTTATGTAGAGTgtgcatgtttatttttataggtaTTATGCTGATTCACAACATTCTGTATATACATATTCATAGATTTGCAATTGATCTTGCCCTGTCTGTGATCAACATTTTTAATGCACTGTAAAGATTGaccatcaacaataaaattaaaagtatcttCAACTGATATAAACTTGAATTTTGCAGAATCCCAGAATCTCTGATTGACAGTGATTTGTACCACTGCCTGATCAGTagatgatattttaatgaaataatattttctttgtctttattactttcttattagtCTATGCatgtagattataaatattttaaagaatgctTGAAAAGAGTTTAGAGTAAGTTGCAGTTTATCTCATTATCTCTTTTACAGTTAGGATAGATTgactattaaaatatgtaacctgGGCATTTACACTAGAATTAACCAGTGTTTTTACTAcaggtatattataataaaactaaaataattttgcatattttaaagtatattgttATCACTATTTTAGATAAATGTGTGtaagcttttattaaaaataaagaatctatCTTATATGTTCTTCATTTGGTCCAGAATAATTACACATAATTTAACAAGAACACGTGTAAACCACTTATTgcattaatttcacaattttaacaGACTTCCAACTCAGTTTATGTTTATGTGTACATATACTctagtttcttttaatttgtactgtaaaggcaaaatattttttttctctttgttcaGAATCTGAGTAATAAATTTTGAGTGTGGGCATTGGACCACACTAAATGTCTGGATGATTTAAGGCAATTAATTAactagatatatttatattatccatattttctaatattgtaatttatactaGCAATATTTTCTAATATCAAGGTTAAATCTTTAACATGTTACTTGATATGTAATAGAAGAAAATCTTGTAGGCATTTTAACTGACTCCAGTTTACCCTCCAAACCAGTTTGAATGTACCTTTTTTTAAACAGGTACATTTATGGGTTTCTCATCTTAGTTTTTAGTTCCTTTTTTTCTGATGATAATCATTTGCCATTTATAAATGCAGATAGCATGCAGTTAAACCGCCATTAACTTAATGGGTCTACAGGAACCAGTTTATTAATTGTGGCTTCAGTCATTTTACCCTTCTTATGCTACTATGCTAGTCATTGTAGGTGTGATTTGTAGACATTCCAATttgatttgatgaaaaatttgatgatgcagattttgaagaaaacattaatttactttttttaaatatatttttataatttctacattaaaatttttttcttttagatggtCCGCAGTGCGGAGCGGAGGTTTCTGCGCTATGTGGTGCTGTGTTTTCTTAGTCTGTGCTTCGTACTTGCACTTTATTCACCTATCTACCAACAGACACAACAGCGGGAGAGTATGGTACAAGGTTGGGAAGTGAATGTTAGCAGAGACACCGGATTATATGTCCGACCTGAAAACAATACATCAATTATAGCATCTGCTGATTTATGCCATACGACATCCACTTATCCTTTGTTACTTCTAGTTGTTGTTTGTTCTGCTGTACCTCATTTCGATAGGAGGAGTGCTATTCGTGAAACGTGGGCTTCCAATCTTGATCCTGATGTAAGAATTGCCTTTCTTCTTGGTGGAACAGATAATATTACCCTTCAGGTACCCtgttatatatttacttgtaatatattttcaattttaaactaaatttatagttttttgtacACATTTCTTGAAATTGCAACTAAGAGTATCTAGTGGTATTTTTCTTGGCAAAATATGTATTTCTAAgttattatattaagtatattattattttaagttcctgatgatggaattttattttgaaagtgcttgaacgtatatataaaagaattattggtaagtgagttttttaattattaattatataaacataccaatgggccatgtttgacaaaattgttataattaataatgaaatgaaaatctaaacaaataagtaatagcagaaataaattaatgttgtagaataaactatagtaaaaaaataaaaataataaatacaagtctgAATCATTTGGAGTCTTATTTTTGTAGCAACCAGTAGTATGTGTTTTGTGTACCAGGTTATAGGTGTACACCACGCCAGAGGAGGCAAGTTGGTCTCTACTTGCCTCCTCTACTAGCTGTCTCGCTAGAGGGAGAATctgcctttagattttacatacactatagtttcaaattttactaaaaaaaatatgtttattttacagtaaacatGATGGATGAGCCAGCGTGTTTATTGTTGGAAAAATATTCCATAACAAAaacatacaccaaaaattaaatacttcaattatttaaattttgacttttggaTGTTGGTATCAAATTACTACTAACTTACCAATCCTTAATTTGgcattagttttataatttttagttggtTTAGTTCTTGTTAAAAGTTTgtgttaattggaaaattaaattatacaaactaaaataatatattttttcaattaaaagacaTTAATATTCCAgtctttgtttaattattattgaattcatctttacttttgtaattgccaaaatagagaaaaaattattaggtcttttctaattgtaaaataatataatcatttagtTGCTATCTTGtccagtacaaaaataaattcaacttttgCATGTTTCTTAGTATTTTCTGTTGCTTAAACGAGTTCTTTACACATGGTATAGCTATTTCAAGCTCTCTTCTAAATATTAACTTTCTTCCCTTTGATTGAGTATAACTgagaaaatatcaaacatttttaaacacaaaGCTTCATTTTACAAATCTATTATAGAATTAGATTTATAGATTACCCGCTATACAcatattcctttattttaatcaattattaatgattaatccTTCCCATTCACGTGTTGGAAtcattgtaacaaatttattttcctgtttcatttttttgtccCCCATATTTTCAAActatgtttttgtatattatgtACTGTTTTATTAAGCCAGTATTTTGTAAGATTGTTTAgagttatgtttatatattttcaataccTCTTAGTCTGTTGGATTCTATTTGTCAGTCAAGCCCTGTGCAAAAGTCATTTTCTGTAGTGATTTtctacaaaacatttttgtattttgtatttttgatggTGTAATTTGAAAAACTCTTGTTTTATGATTCATATCtgttgcatttttatattttcatttttgtaaagttCCAAATTTCCATTTCCTaagttacatttttgttatacataatttttgtaaaatttgtatacCACATGACTATTCATGAACAAATTGGAATATTTACATATTTCCTCacttttatgcttattttttcgtattttttgtaAGGGACTGTTCAAAGATATTTTATGAATGTATACCAGCATATCGTGTCTATCTCTATTTCTGTTCTATTATAATAGTTTTCTAATATTACCACCGTATTATCAGTATATTGGTTATCTCTTCTTCATTATTTGCcatttttacagtttcattacataatttactatttttgtttttgtttacaccATAAAATATTCCTTCAAATTTATCGTGATTGATCTATCTTTTCCACAAATACATACAGAAGTACAGTTCTTACTTTTAATCTTACAAATAACTTGatcatattgttattataacagtTTTGTGAATCTCTAAAATATTTGAGATAAATATTACTTGATTTAAATACACGTTTgtagttttctttattataaattttaacagtttatcaCTTATTAATAAGTCTgagtgttatatatttattttcagcccttatgttatttgttaatatatatttttttacaaaattatttcaaaaatgttaattataaccATATTCATGTGTTATTGTTATATGAAAACTCTTTTGATCATATaatattgagtatttatttaataattccagtttacttaatataaaatcaggaaaaaattgcaaattataattttgtgtgtgtgtgtgtgtgtgtgtgttaaatgcTTCCATTACACCAGTCAATGAAAGGcatactattttaattcaaattttatcttgtaagattcattaaaaatgaaacaataagcTGTCATTTAGGTTGTTTAAGCTAGAAAGTAATTTTggcttgttattttatataatgactaataaaattttttaaatatcataataaacgtaaaattggTATTCAATTGCATTGCTAAACATAGTTCAATGAATGTAACAGGAAGCATAAAAGATGTGTGTCATCTTAACCTAAGCATAAAATATGTGCATCAGCAATTGTCATTCCAATGGTGTCCTTTTTTACCCCTAGAACTATGATGTAATTGTTAATGGCCCGTAAAAACATGTTACtctcttaataatttaatgtaataaaagtgataaatgttGATATTCAAccgaaattgattaaaataaaaaacaagaaaataggCTGACCCAGTAATTTAAGGTAAGAAGAATGTATAACACTCTTATAGATAATACtacttaattgttttaaaacaaagaaagcaATCAAAATTTTAGCATTTGCAAAATGGAATAAGTTACTAACTCTGTAATGattcttatatattaaatttaagtgtACCAGTCTATAActctattatatttttgttactattttggGAAGCTCTTATTTTGTTCTTGGCATCAATAGATAATATGTGAAGAAtggcatattaaatattttctccttTTACATAGACATTAAAACAATAGTATTAATTATGTACTCATATTTATCTCTGAACTCTTAAACAAAAAGACAtcagagtttttaaaattctctcaactaatattatatttaatttatgaaagcattataattttatgaaataaatgaaagtataaataacttattttattttcagaagtaaAGGTTTTgccatgtatttttattgttatattgaaattaattacttagttttaatgtgttttttaacataaagtgaaatacaaagatataattattgaaaacagttataaatagaaaatgttcAGAAACCattcataagaataaaactaCTTGTGGTGTGTTTCAATTGTTAAGGATTCATAGTAGATGATTCAGGGGAAAATAATACTTGTAAAACACTAAACAAAGTAAAtctatcgttttaaaaaaaaaaaaaaggtacaggTACCTTTCAGTTTCATTATTGTAATGATTTACATTGTCTCCTCCCAATGGTACTCTTTGATGAGCATGGATTGATATACTGGTGCATTGCCATGCATTTTTGTATGGTTGGGCAATTCTTTACTTCTCTCTTTTCAGGATTCTTCCTTCTTATAGCAGCCCATTAACAATGAAGGATATCAACTTTTCCTTTGCttctatccaaaaaaaatttctgagaCCACGGagatgattttttctttcttatgacTGGCTGTGTTGAAAAATTCGATATATGTTCAGTGCATTATGGCAATTTTTGACTGATATCCTGACTATTGCTGCTATTTCCTTGACTGGAGGTCTGATGTTAGTGAGTGTCAAATGCGCAGTCACACAGTTTCATGGATACATGTGATAAGGTTTCTCTACAAGTAaggtttaactaatttaaaatatactgtaaaatttatttccttgacagttttttttctcttaaaataacattttcaagattcttaatattttcttcatttttcaagaTGTACACCCATTATAAATGTCATCTTCACatgatatcattaaaaaatgctTATGACAGTCATAAGCTGCTAATTCTACTTCTTCATTCTCAGTTCTCCATAATGCTTGTtcaagtacattattttttttttttttaagaaaaacaaatttgatatctGCATTGTATAATCAGTGACATTTTTGATATGAAACAAACAGCTTTAGCATTTTTGTATGTAAAACCAGAAATATGTGATGTGACTATATCATGATGTTATGAGTGCTGCCaccgtaaaaaacaaaaattttcttattacaattgctattttaaacagtaaaaggcAGTTCTGGGAACTTTTGAACCTATCTTCTGTATAAATCTATTTGGATGCCATATGACTCTTCATGTATTCTAAGAAgaccaaatttttttcatatatttatcccACAAGTATTCAGGAAAAATATCAGGctgtatttttgttagttttgaagtGATTTTATATAAGTAGTGTTACAGTTTATTACAGATTAACATTTCAACTCATCCTAAAGCtgcttttcttgttaaaaaaaaaaaatgcaagcatacatttttatttgtataaatgttgCCCTCTCTGAATTTAATGAGTATATATGTGCACAATTAAAAAGAATGAGTAAAAgtcatacttaaaattaattttatttataaaatgttttttatttttattatgagccTATGTAAGATCAGCTGCTGTTACCTACTGAGGAACAAAGTCAGTGTACCTTAAGCTACTGTTaccatttttgttaaatattaagtaCAAGTCTAAAAGTGTCACATCTATCCCTAATTGTAAATATCCAGCTAActcagaaaagaaaataaacacgCCATCATACTGGATGCCGTGGTAGCTTCCAAAGTGCTAAAAACTctgttaatattacaaatttttagatcaatagttaaaaatatgcagagtattcttcttttaaattaagtagtttagaaaaacttatatttaaagtgttttaattCTTAAGAAGAGTTAATGACGAAAaagataagataatttttaaagttgCACTCAAAAGACACCATACATAATATGTGTTcatattaatgtttaatgttattaagtGACTTTTGTTATCTTCACTTTTAATGTATGcacatttattgtttaatttttataacaactgCCTATTAATTATGCATGtgataataaaaaaggatatttaaaaatgCCTTCATAAGATTCTTTATGATTTCTGGTTGTTTGTTGCTGACTCTCTGgaaaaatttgatacaaattCAGTCCCTTGCCCAATTATGGCTAAAGCTAGTTATGCccaattttcattgtattataagtatattaagatttttttttagttttaggtattagttttagttttgttacagatatatgttaaaattttctaatatattaaaccaattattatatgtgattaattttggttttagacTCGAGTTGAAGATGAAAGTAATCAAATGAATGATATAATACAAGAAGGATTTGTTGATTCATATAACAATCTTACGTTGAAGAGTGTTATGATGTTAAAATGGGTCCAGCGGTATTGCAGTTCCATAAAATTTCTTATGAAGACAGATGACGACATGTTTGTTAATTTACCTGCTCTTGTCGCTTTACTCAGATCACCTACCAGATCTTCAAATCTGTTACTTGGTTCCCTGATATGTAGTGCTAAGCCTATATTAGATACAGGAAGTAAATGGTATGATAATgattttatctttgtatttttaataattgacagtatttagttaatatatcagttatttatttattatgtgattCTAGTATTCGGTCTAAAAAAGCTGGCCCCAAACCTATGGTAATGAAAATTGAGATTTATTTACACTACCCTTATGATCTAAGTTTtccttttaaacaattattttttgtcttgcatatttcctctttcatttgtttttttttttttatatatatactaataaaaagtaatattttaaacgtataaTCTTGACTAGTTAAAGTGGTTAAAATATGTAACCACTTATAACTTAGTCAGTTAACTTATTAACTTAGTCagtaaataagtataaaagtCTTGTAAATTCACCAAACACATCATAAATAGtagttttatcacatttttttctattaatgagaaattaaaatattttaattacatgtaaaCTACATGAATAGAAAAAGTTACTTATTAGAACATCTTACATTATCTCATGCCCTTGTGAGAATGGTGAAAAAACTTTTCTCACCTTGGTAACAtctcattaaaagaaataatatcttaaaaaattctaGCATGACAGCTTGAAATGAAGTCTAATCCCCGCTTGAGAGCGCCTCTTCATTATTCTctgtcctgatttttttttttcagttctttaatagaatctat encodes:
- the LOC142323548 gene encoding beta-1,3-galactosyltransferase 1-like isoform X1, whose translation is MKLCKLCKCIRCNLYRCNVLLHSVLRIEFPSLRENANNRMVRSAERRFLRYVVLCFLSLCFVLALYSPIYQQTQQRESMVQGWEVNVSRDTGLYVRPENNTSIIASADLCHTTSTYPLLLLVVVCSAVPHFDRRSAIRETWASNLDPDVRIAFLLGGTDNITLQTRVEDESNQMNDIIQEGFVDSYNNLTLKSVMMLKWVQRYCSSIKFLMKTDDDMFVNLPALVALLRSPTRSSNLLLGSLICSAKPILDTGSKWYTPHYMYHGQIYPNYLSGTGYIMSRDVVTRLYQTALETPLIHIEDVYITGICAKRAGIRPRNHPGFTYQRRRLSESCNPRHLTNHRLTIEDLHVAWSYLSNCSISGDQITVETIPRPTKHGTHCNWSPVNIR
- the LOC142323548 gene encoding beta-1,3-galactosyltransferase 1-like isoform X2, producing the protein MVRSAERRFLRYVVLCFLSLCFVLALYSPIYQQTQQRESMVQGWEVNVSRDTGLYVRPENNTSIIASADLCHTTSTYPLLLLVVVCSAVPHFDRRSAIRETWASNLDPDVRIAFLLGGTDNITLQTRVEDESNQMNDIIQEGFVDSYNNLTLKSVMMLKWVQRYCSSIKFLMKTDDDMFVNLPALVALLRSPTRSSNLLLGSLICSAKPILDTGSKWYTPHYMYHGQIYPNYLSGTGYIMSRDVVTRLYQTALETPLIHIEDVYITGICAKRAGIRPRNHPGFTYQRRRLSESCNPRHLTNHRLTIEDLHVAWSYLSNCSISGDQITVETIPRPTKHGTHCNWSPVNIR